The Bacteroidia bacterium genome includes a window with the following:
- the prmA gene encoding 50S ribosomal protein L11 methyltransferase has translation MHYIELRVSVHPKDPWSDLIMTELAEIGFDSFEENESGFMAYIPENLYIKDLPEKIVDHYAKKARIVLREKILPPQNWNEEWEKNFQPVEIGKQLHIRAEFHEEKPGFEHEIIIQPKMAFGTGHHETTYLVSKMMLDMDFKRKKVLDMGTGTGLLAILAMKLGAKQVKAVDIDEWSVVNSQENVERNISSGIEVVQGGIETIQGEKFDTILANINRNVLLDMAHSFSEALNSGGEIVLSGFYLDDYLLILDGFTKNGFEPGLQQSKNNWMACRFVKK, from the coding sequence ATGCACTATATTGAACTAAGAGTTTCCGTTCATCCCAAAGACCCCTGGAGCGACCTGATAATGACCGAATTGGCGGAAATCGGATTTGATAGTTTCGAAGAAAATGAGTCCGGATTTATGGCTTATATCCCTGAAAATTTATACATCAAAGACCTTCCGGAAAAAATCGTTGACCATTACGCCAAAAAAGCTCGAATTGTCCTTCGCGAAAAAATTCTTCCCCCTCAAAACTGGAACGAAGAATGGGAAAAAAATTTTCAACCCGTCGAAATTGGTAAGCAACTACATATCCGTGCCGAATTTCATGAAGAAAAGCCGGGCTTTGAACACGAAATTATTATTCAACCCAAAATGGCCTTTGGAACCGGGCATCACGAAACTACCTATTTGGTTTCGAAAATGATGCTGGACATGGACTTTAAACGAAAAAAAGTGCTGGACATGGGCACCGGAACCGGACTTCTGGCCATTTTAGCCATGAAATTAGGCGCAAAACAGGTTAAAGCGGTTGACATTGATGAATGGTCGGTTGTAAATTCTCAAGAAAACGTTGAACGAAATATCAGCTCCGGAATTGAGGTGGTACAAGGCGGTATAGAAACCATTCAAGGTGAAAAATTCGATACCATCCTGGCCAATATTAACCGCAACGTTTTGCTCGATATGGCGCATTCCTTTTCAGAGGCCTTGAATTCAGGTGGAGAAATAGTGCTAAGTGGCTTTTACCTAGACGATTACCTCCTAATTTTAGATGGATTTACCAAAAATGGTTTTGAACCCGGTTTGCAACAATCGAAAAACAATTGGATGGCGTGTAGATTTGTGAAAAAGTAA
- a CDS encoding beta-lactamase family protein, producing the protein MKRHLNNWFFGALIAFFPACKKANILPTEVVPCPQPATWFNHPKAPSYQAIIDKYVKQGLPGISVLIEDSIGTFTGVGGYADIDQGIHYTPCHISKVASITKLMVGTLTMKLQEEGKLNIDDPISKYISNDILSKIDKAEGKTIRQLMNHTTGIYDVITSSEFYLAILNNPNKTWSQEELLSYVYGKDGYDLSTYPAYYSNTNTVLLSMCIKAATGVEHHLLLREKIIDPLGLSSTYYQGHESIPSSSAQGYFDLHNNGTICNVSNLITGSGNGYGGVFSNVFDLQVFIKALLIDKTLLTQASLDQMQQFVQEDEDFYTGLSTIKKFTNKKAYGIGHTGRDLGYSADLFYFPEQHKTLVFFVNYGTNGKSNLKPVFQSFESDLVDAMLE; encoded by the coding sequence ATGAAACGACACTTAAATAATTGGTTTTTTGGAGCTTTAATCGCTTTCTTTCCTGCCTGCAAAAAGGCCAATATTTTACCCACTGAGGTAGTTCCCTGCCCACAACCTGCTACCTGGTTTAATCATCCCAAAGCTCCAAGCTACCAAGCTATCATCGATAAGTATGTGAAACAAGGTTTGCCGGGAATTTCTGTATTAATCGAAGATTCCATTGGTACTTTCACCGGTGTTGGCGGGTATGCCGATATCGATCAGGGAATTCATTACACTCCTTGTCACATTTCCAAGGTAGCCAGTATCACCAAATTAATGGTGGGTACCTTAACCATGAAGTTGCAAGAAGAAGGTAAACTGAACATCGATGATCCTATTTCGAAATACATTTCCAACGATATTCTTTCTAAAATAGATAAAGCAGAAGGCAAAACCATTCGCCAATTGATGAATCACACTACCGGAATTTATGATGTTATTACCAGTTCGGAGTTTTACCTGGCAATCCTGAACAATCCGAATAAAACATGGTCACAGGAGGAGTTGTTGAGCTATGTTTATGGAAAGGATGGTTATGATTTAAGTACCTATCCGGCGTATTATTCCAATACCAATACTGTTTTGCTCAGTATGTGTATTAAGGCCGCAACAGGGGTTGAGCACCACCTGCTTTTGCGCGAAAAAATTATTGATCCCTTGGGGCTTTCAAGTACCTATTACCAAGGCCACGAATCTATTCCTTCCAGTTCGGCTCAAGGTTATTTCGATTTGCATAACAACGGAACCATCTGTAATGTGTCGAATTTGATTACAGGTAGCGGCAACGGCTATGGTGGGGTTTTTTCCAATGTGTTTGATCTTCAGGTGTTTATAAAAGCTTTGTTGATTGATAAAACCTTGCTGACTCAGGCTTCCCTGGATCAAATGCAGCAGTTTGTTCAAGAAGATGAAGATTTCTATACCGGACTTTCGACCATCAAGAAATTTACCAATAAAAAGGCCTACGGAATTGGGCATACCGGCCGTGATTTGGGCTACAGCGCTGATCTGTTTTACTTTCCGGAACAGCATAAAACCCTGGTGTTTTTTGTGAATTATGGCACCAATGGGAAAAGTAATTTAAAGCCTGTTTTTCAGTCTTTTGAAAGCGATTTGGTAGATGCGATGCTAGAGTAG
- a CDS encoding polysaccharide deacetylase family protein, with product MIWFAFLLFLAFSGFMVYASAYIGSQVYVKALLKGKPGKGQIAITFDDGPDGENTKQVLNVLRKHQIKASFFLIGKKIAGQENLVKEIHQEGHLIGNHSFVHDFWYDLKNEKEILEDMQQCLTSIEKAAGIRTKLFRPPYGVTTPNIGKAVKKLHLHTIGWSLRSLDTTAKSKEELLKRVEKVKDGDIVLFHDTTEFMAEFLEEFIQLCHSKNLKIVGLDELLGIEYYE from the coding sequence ATGATTTGGTTTGCCTTCCTTTTATTTCTTGCCTTTTCAGGTTTCATGGTGTATGCCTCGGCCTACATCGGCTCCCAAGTCTATGTAAAGGCATTGCTAAAGGGTAAACCCGGCAAAGGACAAATTGCTATTACTTTCGATGATGGTCCTGATGGTGAAAATACAAAACAGGTGCTGAATGTTCTTCGAAAACACCAAATCAAGGCCAGTTTTTTCTTAATCGGAAAAAAAATTGCTGGACAGGAAAATCTTGTAAAAGAAATTCACCAAGAAGGTCACCTGATTGGCAACCACTCTTTTGTTCATGATTTTTGGTACGACCTAAAAAACGAAAAGGAAATTTTGGAGGATATGCAACAATGTCTTACTTCAATTGAAAAGGCTGCAGGTATTCGAACAAAATTGTTTCGTCCACCTTATGGCGTAACCACCCCAAACATAGGAAAGGCCGTAAAAAAACTACACTTACATACCATTGGTTGGAGTTTGCGCAGCTTGGATACTACAGCCAAATCCAAAGAAGAACTTTTAAAACGGGTAGAAAAGGTAAAAGATGGCGACATTGTACTTTTTCACGATACAACCGAATTTATGGCCGAGTTTTTGGAAGAGTTTATTCAAC